In a single window of the Coffea eugenioides isolate CCC68of chromosome 3, Ceug_1.0, whole genome shotgun sequence genome:
- the LOC113764589 gene encoding uncharacterized CRM domain-containing protein At3g25440, chloroplastic-like isoform X5 produces MLRKGLNTSLKGLKLRKPQIGYGLYMYASDWLSLAKIKEALLIERLRRYEVNKVQGPVVKPHELTGEERFYMKKMAQKRSNYVPIGRRGVFGGVILNTHLHWKKHETVKVICKPCKPGQVQDYASEIARLSGGIPIQIIGDDTIVFYRGKDYVQPEVMSPIDTLSKKRALEKSKYEQSLESVRRFIANSEKELELYYRHVALYGDPNDRNPNSIFDKPRRIEWARKVEVKEDASSMTEEYSHTLFQTEIDSMDDEILESEEISEFDDKHKNNAASASEIDYEDDGTHIGEIESCDEETGSVSYTRILGSGSVHQSKWNAE; encoded by the exons gCTAAAATTAAGGAAGCCTCAGATTGGCTATGGGTTGTATATGTATGCCTCAGATTGGCTTAGTTTG gCTAAAATTAAGGAAGCCTTGCTAATTGAAAGACTAAGGCGGTATGAGGTCAACAAGGTCCAGGGTCCTGTTGTTAAGCCACATGAGTTGACTGGGGAAGAACGATTTTACATGAAGAAAATGGCCCAGAAAAGGTCAAATTATGTACCTATTGGTAGGAGAGGAGTATTTGGTGGTGTCATTCTTAATACACATTTGCATTGGAAGAAGCATGAAACTGTCAAGGTCATTTGCAAACCTTGCAAACCTGGTCAAGTGCAAGATTATGCTAGTGAAATTGCGAGGCTTAGTGGAGGAATTCCAATTCAAATAATCGGTGATGATACAATAGTTTTTTATCGCGGAAAGGATTATGTGCAACCAGAAGTTATGTCACCCATCGATACATTGTCCAAGAAGAGG GCATTAGAAAAATCCAAGTACGAGCAGTCACTTGAGTCTGTTAGACGGTTTATTGCTAACTCTGAGAAGGAGCTTGAGTTATACTATAGACATGTGGCACTTTACGGTGACCCAAATGACCGGAATCCGAACTCGATCTTTGATAAACCAAGACGGATAGAATGGGCAAGGAAGGTTGAGGTAAAAGAAGATGCATCTTCAATGACTGAAGAATATTCTCATACTCTCTttcaaacagaaattgattCCATGGATGATGAAATCTTAGAATCTGAAGAAATCTCTGAATTTGATGATAAACACAAGAATAATGCTGCATCTGCAAGTGAAATAGATTATGAGGATGATGGAACTCATATTGGGGAAATAGAGTCATGTGATGAAGAAACAGGCAGTGTCTCTTATACTAGAATACTAGGTTCAGGATCTGTACATCAAAGTAAATGGAATGCTGAATGA